Genomic window (Verrucomicrobiia bacterium):
GCGACCTGGTGCTGGCGGAGTTCAACGCGGAGCGCGTCAACGTGACAGTGAAGAAATTCATCATCCCGCAGGCCCGCTACGTGAGTGTCCAACTGGCCAAACACCGGGGGCGCGACGACCTGGGCGTTCAGCCCGGCACGCCGCCGATATAGGCCTGCAACTGCTCGATTGCGGCGCGTTGGGCGGAAATGACGGAGTTCACCAGGTCGCCGATGGACACGAGGCCGGCGAGCTGGCCGTTCACCAGCACCGGCAAATGACGCACCCGGTGGTTCGTCATCAGCCGCAGGCATTCCTCCACTGTGTGCCCCGGCGTCACGGAAATGATCCCGCCGGAAATGATTTCGCGCACTTGCGTGGACTTCGAAGACTTGCCCTGAAGCACCACTTTGCGTGTGTAGTCGCGTTCCGAAAGAATGCCAATCAAACGTCCGGCGTCCACGACGGCGAGCGCGCCGATGTTTTTTTCCGCCATCGTTTTGATGGCGTCAAACACCGTCGTCTCGGGCGTCACGCTGTAAACATTGCTGCCCTTGGCCTCAAGGATTTCGCTGATGGTGGTTGTGTCGATCATAGTGCTGCGGGGGTTCTTGTCGCGAACATAGCACTGCCGTGGGACAGCGTCATCCGGAATTTCCTTTCGCCGGAATTTTTTTGCGGGGGCGGAAACCTCACTCTGCGCCGGCCACGGTCTTCGGCCGGTCCACGGTGGCCCCGGCCTGATAGCGCTGCAAGGCCGCCTTGAGTTCCGCGAGCCGCGCCTTGTCGGTGGTCAGCGCGACGGCGCGTTGCTCCTGCGTCACCGCGGCGGCAGCCCGGCCGTTGTCGAACAACGCGCGGGCGTAGGTGTCGAGCACGTCGGCGTTCTGGCCTTTGGACGCGTCCGTTGCTGCCTGGGCGAATTTCAACGCGAGCTTGAGGTTGCGGGTCTTGATGTTGGCATCGGTGAGCAGCGTCCAGGCGATTTCATTCAGCGCATCGGTGTCGTCCGACTCCATCAATTCCAGTTTTCGAGTCAGTTCGTCCACTTTGGCGGCGTCGCCATGTCCGGTCACAGCCCGGTAATAATCCTGCCAGGTTCGCTGGAGGCTGAACTTGTCACGGTAGTCGGCGAACTTGAAGCCCGGCGGCGCAAGCGGGGCGGCTTCCTGTTCAATCCGGGCCAGCTCGGTTGCGGGTTTGCCGGCGGCCACGCTGCGCTGATATTCGCGCATCAGGCTTTGGAACCGGACCGTGCGTCGCAGGTCGGGGAGATTCAATTTTTGTCCCGGCTCGATGCCGCCCAGTTCGCGGTCCAGTGTGGTGAGTTCCGTCGCCAGGGCGTCCAGCTTGGCGGCGTCGTCGCCGCGTGCGGCCAGGGCCGTAAACTCCTGCAGTTTGCGCCGGGCGGTGACGCGTTTTTGGGCGGCAGGATCGTCCACCACCGGGGCCGCCGCCAGTTTGTCGAGCACCTTCTCCAAATCGCCCATCGGATGTCCCAGCCAGGCAACCTTGCCGTCCCGGTCCACGACGAAGGCGGTCGGAATGCCGTTTTGGTTGTAAGCGTCCATGTAGCCCTGTGACGTCTGACGATTGTTGTCCACGGCCACGGTATAGTTCATCTGGTCACCCATCTGGTCCACGAACGGCTTGACGGTGGCGGCGTCCTCGTCGCTCACGCCGACGAAGACCACGCCGCGGTCGGCGAACTTCTTCTGCAGCTCCGTCAAATGCGGAATGCTGACGCGACAGGGCCCGCACCACGTCGCCCAAAATTCCACCACCACAATCTTCCGGCCTTTGGCCTCGGCCAGGTCCACCGGCTTGCCCTTGACCCAGGTCGCGATGTTGAGCGGCGCCGCGGGATCACCAATCTGGGCCGCCGGCAACGTTGCGACGCCGGTCCAAAGGGCCAGCCCGATCCCTGAAGCGAGCAGAGTTTTCATAAATTGGGAACGCATCGGTCAACCTGCCACACGCCACCACTTTCGCGCAATGGCTTCCACATCGGGTGCACCCGCGCTGGCCGGTGCGCCGCTGAAGTAGGCCGATTCGATGGCGTGGATTTCGTCGGTCAACGATTGCCGGTCGGCGGCATCCAGTTTGGCGCCCGCCTCGCGCTGGAGGCGCCGCAGGAAGGCCACGACCGAGAACGGCGTTAGTTCACCGGGCAACGCCAGCCCGGCTGCGGTGGCCGGTGCCGGACGTCGCCGTGCCCG
Coding sequences:
- a CDS encoding CBS domain-containing protein yields the protein MIDTTTISEILEAKGSNVYSVTPETTVFDAIKTMAEKNIGALAVVDAGRLIGILSERDYTRKVVLQGKSSKSTQVREIISGGIISVTPGHTVEECLRLMTNHRVRHLPVLVNGQLAGLVSIGDLVNSVISAQRAAIEQLQAYIGGVPG
- a CDS encoding TlpA disulfide reductase family protein, yielding MKTLLASGIGLALWTGVATLPAAQIGDPAAPLNIATWVKGKPVDLAEAKGRKIVVVEFWATWCGPCRVSIPHLTELQKKFADRGVVFVGVSDEDAATVKPFVDQMGDQMNYTVAVDNNRQTSQGYMDAYNQNGIPTAFVVDRDGKVAWLGHPMGDLEKVLDKLAAAPVVDDPAAQKRVTARRKLQEFTALAARGDDAAKLDALATELTTLDRELGGIEPGQKLNLPDLRRTVRFQSLMREYQRSVAAGKPATELARIEQEAAPLAPPGFKFADYRDKFSLQRTWQDYYRAVTGHGDAAKVDELTRKLELMESDDTDALNEIAWTLLTDANIKTRNLKLALKFAQAATDASKGQNADVLDTYARALFDNGRAAAAVTQEQRAVALTTDKARLAELKAALQRYQAGATVDRPKTVAGAE